The following proteins come from a genomic window of Vallitaleaceae bacterium 9-2:
- the ahpC gene encoding alkyl hydroperoxide reductase subunit C gives MSLVGKEVQAFTAQAFQNGKFLTVTEEDLKGKWSVVAFYPADFTFVCPTELEDLQNNYAALKELGVEIYSVSTDTHFVHKAWHDTSEAIKKIEYVMIGDPSHVISRNFDVLIEDEGIADRGTFIIDPDGVIQAVEINAGNIGRDASALFDKIKAAQYVRKHPNEVCPAKWKEGTETLKPGLDLVGKI, from the coding sequence ATGTCATTAGTAGGAAAAGAAGTACAAGCATTTACAGCACAAGCATTTCAAAACGGTAAGTTTTTAACGGTTACAGAAGAAGACCTTAAAGGAAAATGGAGTGTCGTTGCATTTTATCCTGCAGACTTTACGTTTGTATGCCCAACAGAGTTAGAAGATTTACAAAATAATTATGCAGCATTAAAAGAGTTGGGTGTTGAGATATATTCGGTTTCAACAGACACACACTTTGTACATAAAGCATGGCATGACACATCTGAAGCTATCAAAAAAATTGAGTATGTAATGATTGGGGATCCATCGCATGTGATTTCAAGAAACTTTGATGTGCTTATTGAAGATGAAGGTATCGCAGACCGTGGAACTTTTATTATCGACCCAGACGGAGTTATCCAAGCGGTTGAAATCAATGCGGGGAATATCGGACGTGATGCATCAGCTTTATTTGATAAAATCAAGGCGGCACAATATGTACGTAAGCATCCGAATGAAGTGTGTCCTGCAAAATGGAAGGAAGGAACAGAAACGCTTAAACCAGGACTTGATTTAGTAGGAAAGATTTAA
- a CDS encoding (S)-benzoin forming benzil reductase yields the protein MADKHLYIITGTSKGIGAAIAKELDQPSHHIIGISRTPNPDFSDRFEHKYFDLVDYAALPGLVVDIFFSLDQTEYASITLINNAGIIEPINTVDRCEANDFFESITINLLVPMILSSEFAKHLQEYTGVKRILNISSGAAKKPIEGWSSYCTSKTGLNMFTQCFGKEQAHVEDGIQVISMAPGVIDTPMQETIRGASKEVFPGIDRFLDLKENNALTSPSDVAKRIVDFLDNKFDAYPSGSVLDIRTID from the coding sequence ATGGCAGACAAACATTTATATATTATCACTGGAACTTCAAAGGGGATTGGTGCGGCGATTGCCAAAGAGCTTGATCAACCTTCACATCATATTATTGGAATATCTCGAACGCCAAATCCTGATTTTTCGGATCGCTTTGAACACAAGTATTTTGATCTTGTAGATTATGCTGCTCTTCCAGGCCTTGTCGTTGATATCTTCTTTTCTCTAGATCAGACTGAATATGCTTCGATTACCCTAATCAATAATGCAGGTATTATTGAGCCCATCAATACCGTCGATCGATGCGAAGCAAATGATTTTTTTGAGAGCATCACAATCAATCTTTTAGTACCTATGATTTTGTCTTCTGAATTTGCTAAACATCTTCAGGAATATACCGGCGTCAAGCGTATCCTAAACATCTCTTCTGGGGCGGCTAAAAAACCAATTGAAGGCTGGAGTAGCTATTGCACTTCAAAGACCGGATTGAATATGTTCACCCAATGCTTTGGAAAAGAACAAGCCCATGTTGAGGATGGTATTCAAGTTATCTCTATGGCTCCAGGTGTCATTGACACACCTATGCAAGAGACTATCCGAGGCGCATCAAAAGAAGTCTTTCCTGGCATCGACCGCTTTCTTGACTTAAAAGAAAACAATGCGCTGACCTCGCCAAGTGACGTTGCCAAACGCATTGTTGATTTTTTAGATAATAAATTTGATGCTTATCCTAGCGGAAGTGTTCTTGACATCCGTACAATAGATTAA
- a CDS encoding S-layer homology domain-containing protein, whose translation MRGKRYAALLFCIVFMHSMSFMNVAKENTVIPFIFDEMPVYFEGEYVNIANETRGYVYTLDGKHIETMENENEILENGYIKVEPRGEEAQWTVFTTLGQRAIEGAYDLLMVVENDIAIVGNGTWRPPGIFSGKYGAIDLKTGKVVVPLEYERLSMSADTSYLIAENGHGSEIKYYAFDLLGKEVSDLLTFVCIDEYDNAYYKVLNLKTGLVGLADKDKKLLTAMNYDELGSVVFESAVLVKKDEYWGASSIDGTDKLLQPIEYNHAISHQNKMYSLHKRSAEEEISFFYGDGGFAFSSGKYNEINVAYGDIIYLQNHQDKLLAGFSKTGQIIVGPFKDAYAFAYEQDDFVRIYRGMSDSDVSSVMIINKWGEILVPYDNGVSLSNDISEKGLSLYNLEKDATLRIMADGTHLATISTSGTTDYKRGHVIFNDGNDAYVTDLMGNILIPKGRYKALYSSERVSFNFDFKSMNAQVDDNTYVKNKPQIYGIDKQGKYGGLELPQIPYIYKAHAWAKNDIDEAIQKGLVPKDQQRDWRDTTTRADFCRLLKPLLDHFGQNSGKQVAFTDTNDPDILAVAALGIVHGTGEDKFSPNRPLTRQEAAVILARTARLLSVEPTGEVKIFDDRADFAPWAKEEITYVNGVVYANDDARVMQGASENKFLPQSYYTREQSIVTILRLYRAKRDR comes from the coding sequence ATGAGAGGAAAACGATATGCGGCTTTACTTTTTTGTATAGTCTTTATGCATTCCATGTCTTTTATGAATGTTGCAAAGGAGAATACGGTTATTCCGTTTATCTTTGATGAAATGCCAGTGTATTTTGAAGGAGAGTACGTCAACATTGCTAATGAAACGCGTGGATATGTATATACACTTGATGGAAAACACATTGAAACTATGGAGAATGAGAATGAGATTTTAGAAAACGGATATATTAAAGTTGAGCCACGAGGAGAAGAGGCGCAATGGACCGTGTTTACAACTCTAGGTCAAAGAGCTATAGAGGGAGCATATGATCTTTTAATGGTAGTTGAAAACGATATTGCTATTGTGGGCAATGGCACATGGCGACCACCGGGAATCTTTAGCGGAAAATACGGAGCGATAGATTTAAAAACCGGAAAAGTGGTTGTACCATTAGAGTATGAGAGGCTATCGATGTCGGCAGATACATCCTACTTAATTGCTGAAAATGGACACGGAAGTGAGATCAAATACTATGCTTTTGACTTATTGGGAAAAGAGGTAAGTGATCTGCTTACATTTGTTTGTATAGATGAATATGATAACGCGTATTATAAAGTGCTTAACTTAAAGACGGGTTTGGTTGGTCTTGCAGATAAAGACAAAAAGCTTTTAACAGCGATGAATTACGATGAGCTGGGAAGTGTCGTCTTTGAGAGTGCTGTTTTGGTCAAGAAAGATGAGTATTGGGGAGCATCATCTATTGATGGAACAGATAAATTACTGCAGCCAATAGAATATAATCATGCCATAAGTCATCAAAATAAAATGTATTCATTACATAAACGGTCAGCAGAAGAAGAAATTTCATTCTTTTATGGTGATGGAGGATTTGCATTTTCTAGTGGGAAATACAATGAAATCAATGTGGCTTATGGGGATATTATTTATCTGCAAAATCATCAAGATAAACTACTTGCCGGATTTTCTAAAACAGGACAGATAATCGTTGGTCCGTTTAAAGATGCCTATGCTTTCGCTTACGAGCAAGATGATTTTGTGAGAATTTACAGAGGGATGAGTGATAGCGATGTAAGTAGTGTGATGATTATTAATAAATGGGGAGAAATACTCGTTCCATATGACAACGGCGTTTCTTTGAGCAATGATATATCGGAAAAAGGTCTGTCTTTGTATAATTTGGAAAAGGATGCAACGTTAAGAATAATGGCAGATGGTACCCATTTAGCTACGATTTCTACCTCGGGGACTACAGACTACAAACGTGGACATGTAATATTTAACGATGGAAATGATGCGTATGTAACGGATTTAATGGGGAATATATTGATACCAAAGGGACGATACAAGGCACTTTATAGCAGTGAGAGAGTATCTTTTAATTTCGATTTTAAGTCTATGAATGCCCAAGTTGATGATAATACCTATGTGAAAAATAAGCCTCAGATTTATGGAATAGATAAACAAGGCAAGTATGGCGGTTTGGAACTACCCCAAATACCATACATATATAAGGCACATGCATGGGCCAAAAACGATATTGATGAAGCAATTCAAAAAGGTTTGGTTCCAAAAGATCAACAAAGAGATTGGCGAGATACAACAACGCGTGCGGATTTTTGTCGTTTATTAAAACCGCTATTAGATCATTTTGGACAAAACTCAGGAAAACAAGTTGCATTTACAGATACCAATGACCCAGATATTCTAGCCGTTGCGGCTTTAGGAATCGTTCATGGAACGGGAGAGGATAAATTTAGCCCTAATAGACCCCTCACAAGACAAGAGGCAGCCGTCATTCTTGCTAGAACGGCTAGGCTCTTGAGCGTCGAACCAACAGGCGAAGTAAAAATATTTGACGATAGAGCTGATTTTGCGCCATGGGCTAAGGAAGAGATAACCTATGTTAATGGAGTGGTATATGCAAATGATGATGCACGGGTTATGCAAGGCGCATCTGAAAATAAATTCTTACCTCAGAGCTATTATACAAGGGAACAGTCGATCGTCACTATTTTGAGACTATATAGAGCAAAGCGGGACCGTTAA
- a CDS encoding sugar phosphate isomerase/epimerase, with the protein MDKKGLIGVQMMMLKEKVAEVGIYEVFRQLNTMGYHCVEISQIPMTKENVSQMKKGAKDFGIKIAALSAAVEPMMPGMPGEYLSTDFEKIVQDCKNLECNYLRIGMLPMTRMGDYKKSVEFAKIADEYARKLAEHDIKLYYHNHHIEFTKYNGETLLDIIKNNTTYIGFELDVHWIQRGGLNPVDVINRFDGRVSLLHLKDYRIGAMGLDFSKEVDSETFKKAFNGVVEFAEVGEGTLDMPAIIEAGLKSGSQYFFIEQDDQYGKDPYECLEISRDNLYAMGYKAWF; encoded by the coding sequence ATGGATAAAAAAGGATTAATCGGCGTTCAAATGATGATGTTAAAAGAAAAAGTAGCTGAAGTAGGCATTTATGAAGTTTTTAGACAGTTAAATACAATGGGATATCATTGTGTTGAGATATCTCAGATTCCAATGACAAAAGAAAATGTCAGTCAAATGAAAAAAGGAGCTAAAGATTTCGGAATCAAAATAGCTGCATTATCAGCAGCCGTAGAACCAATGATGCCAGGTATGCCAGGAGAATATCTAAGTACAGACTTTGAAAAAATCGTTCAAGATTGTAAAAATCTTGAGTGCAATTATCTGCGTATAGGCATGCTTCCCATGACGAGAATGGGAGATTACAAAAAATCGGTGGAATTTGCAAAAATAGCAGATGAATATGCAAGAAAACTTGCAGAACATGACATTAAGCTATACTATCATAATCATCATATCGAATTCACAAAATACAATGGAGAGACATTACTAGATATTATCAAAAATAATACAACATATATTGGATTTGAACTCGACGTTCATTGGATTCAGCGTGGAGGGTTAAACCCGGTAGACGTCATTAATCGCTTTGACGGACGCGTGTCTTTATTACATCTAAAAGACTATCGTATTGGTGCGATGGGGCTTGATTTTTCAAAAGAAGTCGATTCGGAAACATTCAAAAAAGCGTTTAACGGCGTTGTGGAATTTGCAGAAGTAGGAGAGGGGACGCTTGATATGCCTGCCATTATTGAAGCCGGCTTAAAGAGTGGTAGTCAATATTTCTTCATTGAACAAGATGATCAATATGGAAAAGACCCCTATGAATGTCTGGAAATTTCTAGAGATAACCTCTATGCAATGGGATACAAAGCGTGGTTTTAA
- a CDS encoding Gfo/Idh/MocA family oxidoreductase — protein MMIRVGVIGLGDISKVHIPILKSMKNIQLIAVCDHDKNQWFDDQSIHFYTDYVKMLDHERLDSVHICLPHYLHQPIAMECVARGIHIFLEKPMGINLDEAYALSALEKNNVDIKMNLCLQNRLNNTSIKMKELIETKKYGNILGIKGIVAWHRSHEYYTSKPWRGCMEHAGGGVMINQSIHTLDLMQWMVGKIQSIRGNISQMLDYNIEVEDTASAHIAFENGCSGMFYATNANPYNASVEIEAILEKGRLVIRDNILYLWDEDGDHILVEDERVEGTKFYYGASHKKLIRLFYEVLEKKHTNYIPLCEGIVSMQMIDAIIRSSHIGKKSKMEEKNG, from the coding sequence ATGATGATACGTGTGGGAGTCATTGGCCTAGGTGATATTTCAAAAGTACATATTCCGATTTTAAAATCCATGAAAAACATTCAACTTATTGCAGTATGTGACCATGATAAGAATCAGTGGTTTGATGATCAATCAATACACTTTTATACAGATTATGTAAAAATGCTTGATCATGAGCGGCTGGATAGTGTTCATATATGTCTTCCTCACTATCTTCACCAACCTATTGCCATGGAATGTGTTGCACGGGGGATACATATTTTTCTTGAAAAACCAATGGGGATTAACTTAGATGAGGCATATGCGTTGAGTGCTCTGGAAAAAAACAACGTAGATATAAAGATGAACCTTTGTCTTCAGAATCGATTGAATAATACATCCATCAAAATGAAGGAACTTATTGAAACAAAAAAGTATGGAAATATTCTAGGAATCAAAGGGATAGTTGCATGGCATCGCTCTCATGAATACTATACATCAAAACCTTGGAGGGGATGCATGGAGCATGCCGGAGGCGGGGTCATGATTAACCAAAGTATTCATACATTAGATTTGATGCAATGGATGGTGGGAAAAATACAGAGCATTCGTGGCAATATTTCTCAGATGCTTGACTATAATATTGAAGTTGAAGATACAGCTAGCGCACATATTGCCTTTGAAAATGGATGTAGCGGCATGTTCTATGCAACAAATGCAAATCCATATAATGCCAGTGTCGAAATTGAAGCAATACTTGAAAAAGGGCGTTTGGTTATTCGAGATAATATACTTTATCTTTGGGATGAAGATGGAGACCATATTCTTGTTGAAGATGAGCGGGTTGAAGGTACTAAATTCTATTATGGAGCAAGTCATAAAAAGCTGATACGCCTCTTTTATGAAGTGCTTGAAAAAAAACATACAAATTATATTCCTTTATGTGAAGGAATAGTCTCAATGCAGATGATCGATGCAATTATTCGTTCATCGCATATAGGAAAAAAAAGCAAGATGGAGGAGAAAAATGGATAA
- a CDS encoding TIM barrel protein, producing MKHIHISGFADEISNDFSKQIHELNRLGIDYMSIRGVDGKNISEYTLEDIRTSILPRLITGGIKISSIGSPIGKIYIQDEKGFAEQKIMLETLCQACEILDCQYIRIFSFYIPEGEDPDTYEDDVIHKMQDFVNIAKKYDVVLLHENEKDIYGDIARRCKTLFDRIHSPYFQGIFDFANFVQCQEDTRTCYEILKDNIVYIHIKDALYLEGDNVVCGTGDGKIQELLAEFIHHGYKGFLTLEPHLVLFDSLKDLELKASSDVIKDDKKMSNEEGFAMQYNALCAILEKIQGE from the coding sequence ATGAAGCATATACATATATCTGGATTTGCTGATGAGATTTCCAATGATTTTTCAAAGCAAATTCATGAGTTGAATCGATTAGGTATTGACTATATGTCCATTCGAGGTGTTGATGGAAAAAACATTAGTGAATATACACTTGAAGATATTCGTACATCTATTTTACCTAGGTTAATAACGGGAGGAATCAAGATATCTTCCATTGGATCACCCATAGGTAAGATTTATATTCAGGATGAAAAAGGCTTTGCAGAACAAAAAATAATGCTGGAGACATTATGTCAAGCATGCGAGATTCTAGATTGTCAATATATTCGTATTTTTAGTTTTTATATACCCGAGGGCGAAGATCCGGATACTTATGAAGACGACGTCATTCATAAAATGCAAGACTTTGTCAATATTGCAAAAAAATATGATGTGGTTTTGCTGCATGAAAATGAAAAAGATATCTATGGCGATATAGCGCGTAGATGCAAGACGCTGTTTGATAGAATACACTCACCGTATTTTCAAGGTATATTTGATTTTGCTAACTTTGTTCAATGCCAAGAAGATACCCGTACATGTTATGAAATACTAAAAGACAATATAGTATATATTCATATCAAGGACGCCCTATATTTAGAGGGGGACAACGTAGTGTGCGGAACAGGAGATGGCAAAATTCAAGAGCTGTTAGCGGAATTTATTCATCATGGGTACAAAGGGTTTTTGACCCTCGAACCTCATTTGGTATTATTTGATTCGCTTAAGGATCTTGAGCTAAAAGCGTCTTCAGACGTTATTAAGGATGATAAAAAGATGAGCAATGAAGAAGGGTTTGCGATGCAGTATAATGCCCTGTGTGCCATATTAGAAAAAATACAAGGAGAATAA
- a CDS encoding Gfo/Idh/MocA family oxidoreductase codes for MNKIRIGIVGVGNMGASHVAQLMEGQVKRCELVAICDINKQRLDIMEEQYGEQLAYYEKYQEFLVHDMDAVLIATPHYDHPTMGMQAIAADRHILVEKPIGVYTKAVEALNQKAQESDKVFGIMYNQRTNPLYQKARDMLISGELGELVRVNWTITNWFRSQRYYNSGGWRATWEGEGGGVLLNQCPHQLDMIQWICGMPKRIRGFCDYGKFHNIEVEDDVTAFFEYPNGATGLFITSTGEAPGTNRLEISGDQGKLVIENNEIIFYRNIIGTQEYSNTTSEGFKPPENWKCIIPVEAKATEHVGIMQNFTDAILDRTPLLAPGNEGIFGLTISNAIHLSSWIDDWVELPIDSEVYYEKLQEKISKSTFSKEVEEVVFDLKGSH; via the coding sequence ATGAACAAAATACGAATAGGAATTGTTGGTGTTGGTAACATGGGCGCAAGCCATGTAGCACAATTAATGGAAGGACAAGTAAAACGGTGTGAGCTTGTCGCCATATGCGATATTAATAAACAGCGCTTAGATATTATGGAAGAACAATATGGTGAACAATTAGCATATTATGAAAAATATCAAGAGTTTTTGGTACATGATATGGATGCGGTATTAATTGCAACGCCTCATTATGATCATCCGACGATGGGAATGCAGGCGATAGCTGCGGATAGACATATTCTTGTCGAAAAACCTATCGGTGTATATACAAAAGCTGTGGAGGCATTAAACCAAAAAGCACAAGAATCAGACAAAGTCTTTGGGATTATGTATAATCAACGAACAAACCCGTTATATCAAAAAGCGCGAGATATGTTGATATCAGGTGAACTAGGCGAATTAGTACGTGTCAATTGGACGATTACCAATTGGTTTCGCTCTCAACGCTATTACAATTCTGGTGGATGGAGAGCCACTTGGGAAGGCGAAGGTGGAGGGGTATTACTTAATCAATGCCCTCATCAACTTGACATGATTCAATGGATTTGTGGCATGCCAAAGCGGATTCGTGGTTTTTGTGATTATGGAAAATTTCATAACATTGAAGTCGAAGATGATGTGACAGCTTTTTTTGAATATCCAAATGGAGCAACAGGGCTTTTTATTACATCAACAGGAGAAGCACCGGGAACGAATCGACTAGAAATATCAGGAGATCAAGGAAAACTTGTGATTGAAAACAATGAGATTATATTTTATAGAAATATAATAGGAACTCAAGAATATAGTAATACGACATCAGAAGGTTTTAAGCCACCGGAAAATTGGAAGTGCATTATTCCCGTGGAAGCCAAGGCAACAGAACATGTTGGCATTATGCAAAACTTCACAGATGCAATCTTGGATAGAACGCCACTATTAGCACCTGGTAATGAAGGGATTTTTGGATTAACGATAAGTAACGCTATCCACTTATCAAGTTGGATAGATGATTGGGTTGAACTACCTATTGATAGTGAAGTGTATTATGAAAAGCTTCAAGAAAAGATTTCAAAGTCAACATTTTCAAAAGAAGTCGAAGAAGTTGTATTTGACTTAAAAGGTAGTCACTAA
- a CDS encoding AraC family transcriptional regulator produces MTQVTTVFPEEHPFFVGSFLTDYCNIEIHLHSAFEIFMATTGNIRYYIEGQTYDLQAGDLIITNTSEIHRPSIIDTNPYGRKFILFNPSVFSEYLKDAYPVFSIFTERKKGFFNHLRPNKNDQKILHQLFDNMLLHLSKKEAKSLLYAKVLALELFLKTDSIYKYCYPSNKLYDGNLKIDSKIQSILLDLNQNYHQRYCLEDLSKRHFMDKYYMCHLFKKETGFSILEYIQSRRILYAKSLISSSSFTLNEISQQCGFTDYSNFYKTFKKLVALSPREFKNRYNDTNNRVNLQ; encoded by the coding sequence ATGACACAAGTAACTACAGTCTTTCCAGAAGAGCATCCTTTTTTTGTAGGTTCTTTTTTAACGGATTATTGTAATATAGAGATTCATTTACATAGTGCTTTTGAGATTTTTATGGCTACTACAGGCAATATCCGCTATTACATTGAGGGGCAAACCTATGACCTTCAAGCTGGCGACCTTATTATTACGAATACATCCGAAATTCACCGCCCTTCAATTATAGATACAAATCCTTATGGACGAAAATTTATTTTATTTAATCCTTCTGTTTTTTCAGAATATCTAAAGGACGCCTACCCTGTATTTTCAATCTTCACTGAACGAAAAAAAGGATTTTTTAACCACTTACGCCCCAATAAAAATGATCAAAAAATACTTCATCAATTATTTGATAATATGTTGCTCCATCTGAGCAAAAAAGAGGCTAAATCCCTTCTTTATGCAAAGGTTTTAGCCTTGGAACTTTTTTTAAAAACCGACTCTATATACAAATACTGTTATCCTTCAAATAAGCTTTATGATGGTAACTTAAAGATTGATTCAAAAATTCAATCCATCCTTCTTGATCTTAATCAGAACTATCACCAACGTTATTGTCTAGAGGACTTATCTAAGCGTCATTTTATGGATAAATATTATATGTGCCATTTGTTTAAAAAAGAGACAGGATTTTCTATCTTAGAATACATTCAATCACGCCGAATCCTTTATGCAAAATCTTTAATTAGCTCTAGTTCTTTTACATTGAATGAAATCAGCCAGCAATGTGGTTTTACGGATTATTCAAACTTCTATAAAACCTTTAAAAAACTGGTCGCACTCTCTCCACGGGAATTTAAGAACCGATATAACGATACTAACAACCGAGTGAATCTTCAATAA
- a CDS encoding DUF4250 domain-containing protein, giving the protein MLPKDPVILLSFVNTKLRDYHDSLDDFCKNHNCAVTDITDKLATLNYHYDKGINQFR; this is encoded by the coding sequence ATGTTACCCAAAGACCCTGTCATATTATTAAGTTTTGTTAATACGAAACTTCGCGACTATCATGATTCACTGGATGACTTTTGCAAGAATCATAACTGTGCTGTGACCGATATTACGGATAAGCTCGCTACGCTAAACTATCATTATGATAAAGGAATCAACCAGTTCCGCTAA
- a CDS encoding acylphosphatase gives MRTLHLSVEGLVQAVGFRYYTLTQAQSIGINGWVKNTRDGRVEIIAQGEERRINTFVEHIKKGPRFSRVDQVHIEEITNAPTYRSFEITY, from the coding sequence ATGCGAACCCTACATTTATCTGTTGAAGGCCTTGTTCAAGCTGTTGGTTTTCGCTATTATACATTAACTCAAGCTCAGTCTATCGGTATCAACGGATGGGTAAAAAACACCCGCGATGGTCGAGTAGAAATCATAGCCCAAGGTGAGGAACGACGTATCAACACTTTTGTTGAACACATCAAAAAGGGACCACGGTTTTCTCGTGTCGATCAAGTGCATATCGAAGAAATTACGAATGCACCAACGTATCGCTCTTTTGAGATAACCTACTAA
- a CDS encoding alpha/beta hydrolase encodes MIHQKVKINIDKEKVILPKGYETSYWEIQKKREGHQASLITYVIENSKEIDPKRQRPAVLICPGGGYGMKSEREAESVALAMNARGFQAFILDYSVEPAVFPEALLQVAKATSIIRASAKQWCVNPEKIVVAGFSAGGHVAASLGVYYHEQWLAESLGLTFQDITPNGLLLSYPVILANEFAHEGSMINLFGNEEKVNWKFGALDTRVSEKTPPTFIWHTFEDASVPVENALVLATALRKHQVPFDLHIFQKGAHGLALASEETACEGYPNIEKSCQPWVDLFATWMAEQ; translated from the coding sequence ATGATCCATCAAAAAGTAAAGATTAATATTGACAAGGAAAAAGTGATTTTACCCAAAGGTTATGAGACATCATACTGGGAAATCCAGAAGAAAAGAGAAGGGCATCAGGCATCGCTTATAACATATGTCATCGAAAATTCTAAGGAGATTGATCCTAAGAGACAACGCCCAGCAGTTCTTATCTGCCCAGGCGGTGGATACGGGATGAAATCAGAGCGCGAAGCAGAATCTGTGGCTCTGGCAATGAATGCCCGAGGTTTTCAAGCATTTATTTTGGATTACAGTGTTGAACCGGCAGTATTCCCGGAAGCTTTATTACAAGTAGCCAAGGCGACCTCCATTATTCGAGCAAGTGCCAAACAATGGTGTGTCAACCCAGAAAAGATTGTTGTTGCAGGATTTTCAGCCGGGGGACATGTCGCAGCCAGCTTAGGTGTATATTACCACGAGCAATGGTTGGCAGAGTCATTAGGACTGACATTCCAAGATATAACGCCAAATGGTTTGCTCTTATCGTATCCGGTCATTCTTGCCAATGAGTTTGCGCATGAAGGATCCATGATTAATTTATTTGGAAATGAAGAAAAAGTAAATTGGAAGTTTGGTGCACTAGATACCCGTGTTAGTGAAAAGACGCCTCCAACATTTATATGGCATACGTTTGAAGATGCTAGTGTTCCAGTTGAGAATGCATTGGTTTTAGCGACTGCTTTGCGTAAACATCAAGTGCCTTTTGATTTGCATATTTTTCAAAAGGGGGCCCACGGTTTGGCATTGGCATCAGAAGAGACAGCGTGTGAAGGATATCCGAACATAGAAAAATCCTGCCAGCCATGGGTGGATTTATTTGCAACATGGATGGCAGAACAATAA
- a CDS encoding DUF1456 family protein: MNNNDILIRLRYALDIKDKDMIEIFRLGEIEISQEELDKLLTKSLDIYHFDRHREDGSLIEEDTIQDNDHADEDNAPKEEAMECTNQMLESFLNGFIIFKRGRQEQKPGQKPKQILTLKAGKSSNNVMLKKLKIALNMTSEDMLNIFEKAGVSVSKSELSAFFRKEGHKHYRSCLDKYARSFLNGLTVVYRKEKK, encoded by the coding sequence ATGAATAACAATGATATACTCATACGCTTAAGGTACGCACTGGATATAAAAGATAAGGACATGATAGAGATATTTCGCCTAGGAGAGATTGAGATTTCTCAAGAAGAACTAGATAAATTATTGACAAAATCTTTGGATATCTATCACTTTGATCGACACAGAGAAGATGGAAGCCTGATAGAAGAAGATACAATACAAGACAATGATCATGCAGATGAGGACAATGCGCCTAAAGAAGAGGCGATGGAATGTACGAACCAAATGCTTGAATCGTTTCTTAATGGATTTATTATTTTTAAGCGTGGACGACAAGAACAAAAGCCTGGACAAAAGCCAAAGCAGATATTAACATTAAAAGCCGGAAAAAGCAGCAATAATGTTATGTTAAAAAAACTAAAAATCGCTTTAAACATGACAAGTGAAGATATGCTGAATATATTTGAAAAAGCAGGCGTCAGTGTGTCAAAAAGTGAATTGAGTGCATTCTTTCGAAAAGAAGGGCATAAGCATTACCGTAGTTGTTTAGATAAATATGCTCGAAGCTTTTTAAACGGATTAACCGTGGTATATCGAAAAGAAAAAAAATAA